In Microvenator marinus, one genomic interval encodes:
- a CDS encoding GtrA family protein, with protein sequence MDSLTLKRRVYRLLKFGVVGGSGVVVNLVVFRVMLWLLGDFIRMDAKIFAANLVGVVVSIFTNFLLNDRWTWGDRIKGAGRWWHRLGKYYLTASIAGGVQLALTSLSYEFVWQHLDMRFLRHDVSPDAALLSGIAAGMAINLAVSHLWTFKDE encoded by the coding sequence ATGGATTCTCTGACGCTTAAACGGCGGGTGTATCGACTCTTGAAGTTTGGAGTCGTTGGTGGGTCTGGGGTAGTCGTAAATCTTGTGGTCTTTCGAGTCATGCTCTGGCTTTTGGGCGATTTTATCCGCATGGATGCCAAGATTTTTGCGGCCAATCTCGTTGGTGTTGTGGTGAGCATCTTCACAAATTTCCTCCTCAATGACCGTTGGACCTGGGGAGACCGCATCAAGGGGGCGGGGCGTTGGTGGCATCGCCTCGGCAAATACTATCTGACCGCGTCTATTGCGGGTGGCGTTCAATTGGCCCTAACATCCCTAAGCTACGAGTTTGTCTGGCAACATTTAGATATGCGTTTTTTGAGGCATGACGTCTCACCCGACGCAGCATTGCTTAGCGGGATCGCTGCTGGTATGGCGATCAACTTGGCTGTGTCACACCTTTGGACGTTCAAGGATGAATAG
- a CDS encoding GNAT family N-acetyltransferase — translation MTAAFQPSQTTIRRIGRGQDELLKSFLERDPVENLFMLSWAENFGTAPPSQSDLFEFLALEVEGVLSAIALVVAKRLVLLDSLDAEWSSHFGEDFVRRGVVLEHVVSSRRCVSPFWNAYTRGGLAARLDRNQTLYVLERDAFLSQDWGTTTEITLANSFDIDAVFLASARMHAEETLEDPLERDARHFRRHVEHRISSERTWVWFNERRRLLFKADISAQSSYGAQISGVYTPPALRGQGIATRALRDLCLALFERGYPRVTLYVNDENDSAIRVYEKIGFARHSAYETVFVATS, via the coding sequence ATGACCGCCGCGTTTCAACCATCCCAAACCACGATTCGGCGCATCGGTCGTGGCCAGGATGAACTTCTGAAAAGCTTTTTGGAACGCGATCCAGTCGAAAATCTCTTCATGCTTTCATGGGCGGAAAACTTCGGGACGGCACCGCCGTCTCAGTCGGATCTCTTCGAGTTCCTTGCGCTTGAGGTGGAGGGTGTACTCAGTGCAATTGCGCTAGTGGTGGCGAAGAGACTTGTACTCCTGGACTCTTTAGACGCGGAATGGTCCTCTCATTTTGGCGAGGACTTTGTGCGTCGTGGGGTGGTGCTCGAACACGTGGTTTCGTCGAGACGTTGTGTTTCACCGTTTTGGAACGCCTATACCAGGGGCGGTTTGGCTGCGCGTCTGGACCGAAATCAAACGCTCTACGTCTTGGAGCGGGATGCATTTTTGAGCCAGGACTGGGGCACAACCACTGAGATCACGCTGGCCAACTCCTTTGATATTGATGCTGTCTTTTTGGCATCGGCACGAATGCATGCCGAAGAGACGCTTGAAGACCCGCTTGAGCGAGATGCACGACACTTTAGGCGACATGTGGAGCATCGAATCTCTTCCGAGAGAACCTGGGTGTGGTTTAATGAGAGGCGACGATTACTCTTCAAGGCGGATATCTCCGCCCAGAGCTCCTACGGAGCGCAAATCTCGGGCGTCTATACACCGCCGGCTCTACGAGGGCAGGGAATCGCGACGCGAGCTCTACGGGACCTCTGTTTGGCTCTATTCGAGCGGGGTTATCCACGCGTCACGCTCTACGTAAACGACGAAAATGATTCGGCGATACGTGTTTACGAGAAGATTGGCTTTGCGCGCCACAGCGCGTATGAGACAGTTTTTGTTGCGACCTCGTGA
- the pfp gene encoding diphosphate--fructose-6-phosphate 1-phosphotransferase, which yields MTKRIAILASGGPAPGINSVINAAALEALNQGWEVFGVLDGYRGLRDDELKQLKVEDVSWIHFEGGAVLGMSRTNPKQPEVLEKVVATLERHKIDMLLTIGGDDTAYGASVIAEAMAGKLKTVHVPKTIDNDLPLPEGVPTFGYTTARHVGVGLVKNLMRDAQTCSRWYIVTSMGRQAGHLALGIGKAAGATLTLIPEEFDGPVTLENLTRIIEGAVIKGLSRGRKWGVAVVAEGLIENLDHKDLENFPEIRRDSFGHILLADLQLGRLLCEKVEERLKQRQIGMRFNEVTLGYELRCADPVPFDIEYTRDLGFAAIRFLVEGGTNGMVLIENGKRKSIPFYEMRDQKTGKTRVRNVDVSQEGYLVARRYMQRLTAKDFDSKEELEGLAAAAKSSVEEFVSYFGPLIESEPAMYSWEDSVRDAVDA from the coding sequence ATGACGAAGCGAATCGCGATCTTGGCAAGTGGGGGCCCGGCTCCCGGCATCAACTCTGTAATCAACGCCGCTGCTCTAGAGGCGCTCAATCAAGGCTGGGAAGTCTTTGGCGTTCTCGACGGCTATCGAGGTCTTCGTGATGACGAGCTTAAGCAACTGAAGGTTGAGGATGTGTCGTGGATTCACTTCGAGGGCGGTGCAGTTCTCGGCATGTCGAGGACAAACCCCAAGCAACCAGAAGTCCTAGAGAAGGTCGTGGCTACCTTAGAGCGTCATAAGATCGATATGCTCCTGACCATAGGCGGGGACGATACAGCCTATGGTGCGAGTGTCATCGCGGAGGCGATGGCCGGCAAACTGAAGACCGTGCATGTGCCAAAGACCATCGACAACGACCTGCCGCTCCCAGAGGGCGTGCCGACCTTCGGCTACACCACCGCGCGCCACGTGGGCGTGGGTCTGGTTAAGAACCTGATGCGCGATGCTCAGACGTGCAGCCGCTGGTACATCGTGACCAGTATGGGCCGTCAAGCAGGCCACTTGGCTCTCGGGATAGGGAAGGCAGCCGGCGCCACGCTCACTTTGATCCCCGAAGAGTTTGATGGACCCGTGACTCTCGAGAATCTCACCCGGATCATTGAAGGTGCCGTCATTAAGGGCCTTTCGCGCGGTCGTAAGTGGGGTGTGGCAGTGGTTGCAGAGGGTCTCATTGAGAATCTCGACCATAAAGACCTCGAGAATTTCCCAGAGATTCGGCGAGATTCATTTGGTCATATCTTGCTCGCAGACCTCCAACTTGGGCGTCTGCTTTGCGAAAAAGTAGAAGAGCGTCTGAAACAACGTCAGATTGGCATGCGTTTCAACGAAGTTACGCTCGGCTACGAGCTTCGATGCGCCGATCCTGTGCCTTTTGATATCGAGTACACCCGAGACTTGGGCTTCGCCGCGATTCGGTTCCTTGTGGAAGGAGGGACCAACGGGATGGTGCTGATCGAGAACGGAAAGCGCAAATCGATTCCGTTCTACGAGATGCGCGATCAAAAGACCGGGAAGACACGCGTGCGAAACGTGGACGTGTCTCAAGAGGGATATCTTGTCGCTCGGCGCTACATGCAGCGTTTGACGGCGAAAGATTTTGATTCGAAGGAAGAATTGGAAGGGCTAGCTGCGGCTGCAAAGTCGAGTGTTGAGGAGTTCGTCTCCTATTTTGGGCCGTTAATCGAGTCCGAACCCGCCATGTATTCTTGGGAAGACTCGGTTAGGGATGCCGTTGACGCATAG
- a CDS encoding pyruvate dehydrogenase complex dihydrolipoamide acetyltransferase produces the protein MAEVITMLALSPTMEEGTLVEWLKSEGDSVEEGELIAEIETDKATMEMESFHDGVLLKLIAKKGDALVVGAPLAVVGKKGEDISDLLAGLGQKGSSAPAQEAKPETKAVEEQAPKAEAKPEKAAPKPESDDSDRIKASPVARKMAKEKGLDLATLEGSGPHGRIIMKDVEEAGAPSQSRVAQGAADSSSNMVALSQMRKTIARRLVEVWNDTPHFYLTADIDMAKAMAQRAEINAQLKAAGSEVKISVNDLIVKASAVALRNYPKMNVAFRGDSIEQYDDVHVGVAVAIPDGLITPVIRDADQKTLSQVATEIRELASRAKDKRLKPHEYTGSTFSISNLGMYQIDEFSAIINPPEAAILACGSVRQTPVVEDGEIVVGTRMKITLSCDHRAVDGAVGAEFLMELRRLLENPILLLV, from the coding sequence ATGGCTGAAGTAATTACGATGTTGGCTCTGAGCCCGACGATGGAAGAAGGCACTCTTGTGGAGTGGCTGAAGTCCGAAGGTGATTCGGTAGAGGAAGGAGAGCTGATCGCTGAAATCGAGACCGACAAAGCGACGATGGAGATGGAGTCCTTCCACGACGGCGTGCTCTTGAAGCTCATCGCAAAGAAGGGTGACGCCCTGGTGGTTGGAGCTCCACTGGCGGTGGTCGGAAAGAAGGGCGAGGATATCTCCGATCTTTTGGCGGGCCTGGGTCAGAAGGGTTCATCCGCGCCTGCTCAGGAAGCAAAGCCGGAGACCAAGGCCGTTGAGGAGCAAGCTCCCAAAGCCGAAGCCAAGCCAGAGAAGGCGGCTCCTAAGCCTGAATCGGATGATTCGGACCGCATCAAAGCGAGCCCTGTCGCGAGAAAGATGGCCAAGGAAAAGGGGTTGGACCTTGCGACCCTCGAAGGCTCTGGTCCACATGGGCGCATCATCATGAAAGATGTGGAAGAAGCCGGTGCGCCGTCTCAAAGCAGAGTGGCCCAGGGCGCGGCAGATAGCTCGTCCAATATGGTCGCCCTGAGTCAGATGAGAAAGACCATCGCGCGTCGGTTGGTCGAAGTTTGGAACGATACTCCACACTTCTACCTCACCGCAGATATCGACATGGCGAAGGCCATGGCTCAGCGCGCGGAGATCAATGCACAACTCAAGGCTGCCGGATCTGAAGTCAAGATTTCGGTGAACGACCTGATCGTCAAAGCGAGTGCTGTGGCGCTTCGAAACTATCCGAAGATGAACGTGGCGTTCCGTGGCGATAGCATCGAGCAATACGACGACGTGCACGTTGGCGTCGCCGTGGCTATCCCTGATGGCCTGATCACTCCAGTGATTCGAGACGCAGACCAGAAGACACTTAGTCAGGTTGCAACTGAGATTCGAGAGTTGGCTTCGCGCGCGAAGGATAAGCGACTCAAGCCGCATGAATACACGGGGAGCACCTTCTCGATTTCGAACCTCGGCATGTACCAGATCGACGAGTTCTCAGCGATCATTAACCCGCCAGAGGCAGCCATTCTTGCCTGTGGGTCTGTTCGCCAGACGCCGGTGGTCGAGGACGGCGAGATCGTGGTCGGAACTCGCATGAAGATCACACTTTCGTGTGACCACCGCGCGGTGGACGGGGCGGTAGGTGCGGAGTTCTTGATGGAGCTTCGACGCCTACTTGAGAACCCAATCTTGTTGCTCGTGTGA
- a CDS encoding pyruvate dehydrogenase complex E1 component subunit beta, whose amino-acid sequence MRKIAFRQALNEALAEEMSRDEHVFLMGEEVAEYNGAYKVSQGLLDKFGAKRVIDTPITEAGFAGIGIGAAMVGMKPVVEMMTFNFAILALDQIANTAAKMRYMSGGQLACPIVIRGPGGAGGALAAQHSQALEQQYVHFPGLKVMMPATPYDAKGMLKTAIRDPDPVIFIESEIMYGWEGEVPEEEYLIPFGEADVKKEGSDCTIISWSRMVHTSMAAAAKLEEEGISAEVLDLRSLRPLDKDAIRRSIKKTNRVVIVEEGWTWASVGASVSDFISRDLFDYLDAPVGRVHQRDIPMPYAFNLEPLNLPNEEKVIEAVKRACYRD is encoded by the coding sequence ATGCGAAAAATTGCCTTTAGACAAGCATTAAATGAAGCGCTCGCCGAGGAGATGTCACGCGACGAACACGTGTTCCTGATGGGCGAGGAAGTGGCAGAGTACAATGGTGCCTATAAGGTCAGCCAGGGTCTCTTGGACAAGTTTGGCGCAAAACGCGTTATCGACACACCTATCACCGAAGCCGGCTTTGCCGGTATCGGGATTGGCGCAGCCATGGTCGGGATGAAGCCCGTGGTGGAGATGATGACGTTCAACTTTGCGATTTTGGCGTTGGACCAAATCGCGAACACGGCCGCCAAAATGAGATATATGTCGGGCGGACAGCTTGCATGTCCTATCGTCATCCGTGGCCCGGGTGGGGCAGGTGGCGCGCTTGCCGCGCAGCATTCTCAAGCACTCGAGCAACAATATGTTCATTTCCCGGGCTTGAAAGTGATGATGCCAGCAACCCCTTACGATGCGAAGGGTATGTTGAAGACGGCGATTCGTGACCCGGATCCGGTGATCTTCATCGAGTCGGAAATCATGTACGGCTGGGAAGGAGAGGTCCCCGAAGAAGAGTATCTGATTCCGTTTGGCGAGGCTGACGTCAAGAAAGAGGGCTCTGATTGTACGATCATTTCGTGGAGTCGAATGGTTCACACGTCGATGGCCGCGGCTGCGAAGCTCGAAGAGGAGGGCATCTCGGCTGAAGTGCTGGACTTGCGTTCTTTGCGGCCCTTGGACAAGGACGCGATTCGTCGCTCGATTAAGAAGACCAACCGTGTGGTCATTGTGGAAGAAGGATGGACCTGGGCTAGTGTCGGAGCGAGTGTTTCCGATTTCATTTCCCGAGATCTATTCGATTATCTTGATGCGCCAGTGGGCCGAGTGCACCAGCGCGATATTCCGATGCCCTACGCGTTTAACCTTGAGCCGCTTAACCTCCCGAACGAGGAGAAGGTTATCGAGGCCGTCAAACGAGCCTGCTATCGCGACTAA
- the pdhA gene encoding pyruvate dehydrogenase (acetyl-transferring) E1 component subunit alpha, which produces MVEKSSAAEQPAKRKSAKNGSPEYLDKALAKRALKDLGEDRIVEMYEEMLVLRRFEEVAGRQYQMGKIKGFCHLYIGQEPVSVGAMAGLEDKDYAVSAYRAHGHALSKGMTPREVMAELFGKETGCSRGKGGSMHLFSVEKKFYGGWGLVGGQVPTAAGIAFAAKYRDENAVTLCFLGDGAIHQGVVHETFNMAQLWKLPIVFIVENNKYAMGTELSRASSVHDLSEKALAYGMARAQVDGKDLFRSYYGIKDAIDRARNESLPTLLDVVTYRFRGHSMSDPANYRTKEELEAEMAADPLIRVQQWLASTQIRTPDQLNEMDAKAKDIAKDAVKFADDSAFPDPSELETDIYVDWSWDIE; this is translated from the coding sequence ATGGTTGAAAAGTCGTCAGCCGCTGAGCAACCCGCGAAGCGCAAATCTGCCAAGAACGGAAGCCCCGAGTATTTGGACAAGGCTCTTGCGAAGCGCGCCTTGAAGGATCTGGGCGAGGACCGAATTGTTGAGATGTACGAAGAAATGCTCGTGCTTCGCCGATTCGAGGAAGTAGCCGGTCGCCAATATCAGATGGGGAAGATCAAAGGGTTCTGCCATCTCTATATTGGGCAAGAACCTGTTTCCGTAGGTGCAATGGCGGGTTTGGAAGATAAGGATTACGCCGTCTCTGCCTACCGTGCCCACGGCCACGCGCTCTCCAAAGGAATGACGCCACGTGAAGTCATGGCAGAGCTCTTCGGAAAGGAGACTGGATGTAGCCGCGGTAAAGGTGGCTCGATGCACCTATTCAGCGTCGAGAAGAAATTCTACGGCGGATGGGGACTCGTTGGTGGACAGGTACCTACCGCTGCGGGTATCGCATTTGCTGCCAAGTACCGCGATGAGAACGCGGTGACGCTGTGTTTCCTTGGCGACGGCGCGATTCATCAGGGCGTGGTCCATGAGACGTTCAACATGGCGCAACTATGGAAGCTGCCGATCGTCTTCATCGTGGAAAACAACAAGTACGCGATGGGTACTGAGTTGAGCCGTGCAAGCTCGGTTCACGACCTTTCTGAGAAGGCGCTTGCGTACGGAATGGCTCGAGCCCAGGTTGATGGAAAGGACCTCTTCCGCTCGTATTATGGCATCAAGGACGCCATCGATCGCGCTCGCAACGAGTCGTTGCCTACTCTCCTAGACGTTGTGACTTATCGATTCCGTGGTCACTCGATGAGCGACCCTGCGAACTACCGAACCAAAGAAGAACTCGAAGCCGAAATGGCAGCTGATCCGTTGATTCGGGTGCAGCAGTGGCTCGCTTCGACGCAGATTCGGACTCCGGACCAGCTCAACGAGATGGACGCGAAAGCCAAGGATATCGCTAAAGACGCGGTTAAATTTGCTGACGATTCCGCGTTTCCTGATCCTTCGGAGCTCGAAACGGATATTTATGTGGATTGGTCTTGGGACATTGAATAG
- a CDS encoding polyamine aminopropyltransferase: protein MHNDIEEPEVPPNLSRSDRERLAVLLGSILLIALCSITYELIIGTLSSYLLGNSVYQFSIIIGLYMSAMGVGSFLSRYVTKNLLEAFFWVEIGVGILGGLSATALFGLFVFSPYFQWFIWLWTFAIGVLVGLEIPLLTRYVRRYAALRHALANVLSWDYIGALAGSLAFPLVLLPQLGLLNTAAAVGVINLAVAGLGIWFFRDEITGKTRLMGAFFIALTGLIGILLTSTTFESFLDRRMFADTVIHKEVTKYQNLTITAWNNDLRLYINNNIQFSSADEYRYHEALVLPAMAAKPDAKRVAILGGGDGLVVRQLQAFPEVEEIVMVDLDPRMTELASEHAALKRVNNFAMEDPRLRVVHDDAMAWLQATPERFDVIIIDLPDPNNESLAKLYSVEFYRLIRNHLAEDGVAVTQSTSAYYSVRAFWSINRSIEMAFCEDRCEELNLLPYHVWVPSFGDWGFNLVSKTPLEPETWVFGDHAKFMTRENFQTALYFPPDLARQDVKPNRLIEPVLMDYYMRDWRRFHP, encoded by the coding sequence GTGCATAACGACATCGAAGAACCTGAGGTTCCTCCAAACCTGAGCCGCTCTGACCGTGAGCGGCTCGCGGTGCTTTTGGGGTCCATCCTCCTCATCGCGCTTTGCAGCATCACCTACGAGCTGATCATTGGGACACTCTCGAGCTACCTGCTCGGAAACAGCGTCTACCAATTCAGCATCATCATCGGGCTCTACATGAGCGCGATGGGCGTGGGGTCCTTTTTGAGCCGCTACGTCACAAAGAATCTGCTCGAAGCCTTCTTCTGGGTTGAAATCGGAGTCGGAATCCTGGGCGGGCTCTCGGCGACAGCTCTCTTTGGCCTCTTTGTGTTTTCTCCGTATTTTCAGTGGTTCATATGGCTTTGGACCTTTGCAATCGGGGTGCTGGTCGGGCTCGAAATCCCGCTTCTCACACGCTACGTGAGGCGATACGCAGCTCTAAGGCATGCACTCGCCAATGTTCTAAGCTGGGACTACATCGGAGCTCTCGCAGGGTCGCTGGCGTTTCCTCTCGTGCTTCTGCCCCAACTCGGACTCTTGAACACGGCAGCCGCCGTAGGTGTCATTAATCTCGCTGTCGCCGGACTCGGGATCTGGTTTTTCCGCGACGAAATCACCGGCAAGACACGACTCATGGGCGCATTCTTCATTGCGCTCACGGGCCTGATCGGAATCCTCTTAACGAGCACGACTTTCGAGTCGTTTCTGGACCGCAGGATGTTCGCGGACACAGTCATCCACAAAGAAGTCACCAAGTATCAGAACCTCACCATCACGGCATGGAATAACGATCTGAGGCTCTACATCAACAATAATATTCAATTCTCCAGTGCCGATGAATATCGCTACCACGAGGCACTGGTGCTCCCGGCGATGGCGGCAAAACCAGACGCCAAACGTGTGGCTATCCTCGGTGGAGGAGATGGACTCGTCGTGCGTCAGCTCCAGGCATTCCCTGAAGTCGAAGAGATTGTGATGGTGGACCTTGACCCTCGAATGACCGAGCTCGCGAGCGAGCACGCGGCGCTCAAGCGAGTTAATAACTTCGCCATGGAAGACCCTCGCCTCCGAGTTGTGCATGATGACGCCATGGCGTGGCTACAGGCTACTCCTGAGCGATTCGACGTCATCATCATTGACCTCCCCGACCCCAATAACGAAAGCCTCGCCAAGCTCTATTCAGTCGAGTTCTATCGACTCATCAGAAATCACCTCGCCGAAGACGGAGTCGCCGTTACCCAAAGCACCTCGGCCTACTATTCGGTCCGAGCCTTTTGGAGCATCAATCGGTCCATCGAAATGGCGTTCTGTGAGGACCGCTGCGAGGAACTCAACCTTCTGCCCTACCACGTCTGGGTCCCTTCGTTCGGGGACTGGGGGTTCAATCTCGTATCCAAGACCCCTTTGGAACCTGAGACTTGGGTGTTTGGCGATCACGCAAAATTCATGACCCGTGAGAACTTCCAAACCGCGCTCTACTTCCCGCCGGACCTCGCCCGACAAGATGTCAAACCAAACCGATTGATTGAACCGGTGCTCATGGACTATTACATGCGCGATTGGCGCCGGTTCCACCCTTAG
- a CDS encoding DUF6178 family protein, with protein MAREKISELVQSHSFLPQVPAREQIHWMLDRPDADAFIEAQDPVVLLRVMEEAGWEEASALVPYISPWQLQVFLDFDVWRKDRFVSQKLIRWFETALELADDQKFKRFCRETDAEMLALLFQEHLMVGLFDEDGDPPPEFNAYDWSNSPDGIYAIVFPEDEEMSVLLRNMINRLYEVDRVMGWTLLEAARWELHSNMEEEAYRWRNSRLEEFGFVSREEAMDIYRPIDPVKLRDKGYQDIEHKRLDKIGKTTLPALFDPSQTGNFYILQILDALPEDELTLLFNELIAVQNRALLADGVEPSNAAIAREITERTLGYMSVGLEFLARGDDDEAEAWISNLAMREIFRVGFSLVSRLQRTARELEKRPTLTILEGERFSLLNEDERAFFEGISRPRPVLQDPEGFRNFERQADIDSAAGRLALIAFKQIWTFGIEKFEAASIAELATTCANPATELGFDLLFRTRVANELLKQPSYAPLDTTKLAELAQLVKERSQNDDLFQYFKEMMADTVVAVGPNAARPISAWISASIARLNEEIGSVVNPDPALLGEVVLLKA; from the coding sequence GTGGCACGCGAAAAGATTTCAGAACTCGTACAATCTCACTCATTCCTTCCCCAAGTTCCTGCTCGGGAGCAGATACACTGGATGCTGGACCGACCCGATGCCGATGCGTTTATCGAGGCTCAAGACCCGGTCGTCTTGCTTCGCGTCATGGAGGAGGCAGGCTGGGAAGAAGCCAGTGCACTCGTCCCGTACATTAGCCCGTGGCAACTCCAAGTCTTTCTCGACTTCGATGTTTGGAGAAAGGACCGTTTCGTCAGCCAAAAGTTGATTCGCTGGTTCGAGACAGCTCTTGAGCTCGCCGACGACCAGAAGTTCAAGCGATTCTGCCGCGAAACGGATGCGGAGATGCTCGCCCTGCTCTTCCAAGAACACCTCATGGTCGGGCTTTTTGACGAAGATGGCGATCCACCGCCGGAATTCAATGCGTACGATTGGTCCAACAGTCCCGACGGAATCTACGCCATCGTGTTCCCGGAAGACGAAGAAATGTCGGTACTCCTGCGCAACATGATCAACCGACTCTACGAAGTCGACCGCGTCATGGGCTGGACCCTGCTCGAGGCTGCACGTTGGGAGCTCCATTCGAATATGGAAGAAGAAGCTTATCGATGGAGAAACTCCCGACTCGAAGAGTTCGGGTTTGTCAGTCGCGAAGAAGCCATGGATATCTACCGGCCAATCGACCCCGTGAAGCTGAGGGACAAGGGCTACCAAGATATCGAACACAAGCGGCTGGACAAGATCGGAAAGACCACGCTCCCTGCGCTTTTCGACCCGAGCCAGACTGGCAACTTCTACATCCTCCAGATACTGGACGCCCTGCCCGAGGACGAACTCACCCTGCTCTTCAACGAGCTCATCGCGGTACAGAATCGCGCGCTGTTAGCCGATGGTGTGGAGCCGTCGAACGCCGCTATCGCCCGAGAGATCACCGAGAGAACACTCGGCTATATGAGCGTGGGCCTTGAGTTTCTGGCACGTGGAGACGACGACGAGGCAGAGGCATGGATCTCCAATCTCGCGATGAGAGAGATCTTTAGGGTTGGGTTCTCTCTTGTTTCAAGACTTCAACGAACGGCTCGAGAGCTTGAAAAACGGCCAACGCTTACCATCTTGGAAGGCGAGCGATTCTCGTTGCTCAACGAAGACGAACGCGCCTTTTTCGAGGGGATTTCTAGACCCCGACCAGTTCTTCAGGACCCGGAGGGATTCAGGAACTTCGAGCGCCAAGCCGATATCGACTCCGCAGCGGGTCGGCTAGCGCTTATCGCCTTCAAACAGATTTGGACCTTTGGAATCGAGAAGTTCGAGGCGGCGAGCATCGCCGAACTAGCGACCACCTGCGCAAACCCAGCGACTGAGCTCGGATTCGACCTCCTCTTCCGAACGCGCGTCGCTAACGAGCTTCTCAAACAGCCTTCTTATGCGCCGCTCGATACAACGAAGCTCGCTGAGCTGGCCCAGCTAGTCAAAGAGCGGTCTCAGAATGACGACTTGTTCCAGTACTTTAAAGAAATGATGGCCGATACCGTTGTGGCTGTCGGTCCGAACGCGGCTCGCCCAATCTCCGCTTGGATCAGCGCGAGCATTGCACGCCTCAATGAGGAGATTGGAAGCGTGGTGAACCCCGACCCAGCCCTTTTGGGAGAAGTGGTACTGCTCAAGGCTTAA